TCAATCAATAATTTAGTTATCCAGAATTTTGGACATTATCATTAACGATTAAGTCCATAATCACCTGGTCGGTTTCAGCCATCCCCTGTTTAGCGATCTTTCCCACATTCCGAATTAATACCTCGATATCCGATTGTAAAATGCCTGACATTTCATAATATTTACTTGATTGCATTGCTAGCTGGTGACCAAGAATCGCGGCATCCAAGCCCGAGGCAATCTTTGCGGCACAAGATGACTTAGCGCCATCACAAATCACGCCGGGGATATTCGCCATGATATTGGAAATCGTCCAGTTGATCTGCTTCAAGGAGCCGCCCTTCAAATAGGTCATACCTGCTCCTGCCGAGATTGCCGCGCTGATTGCGCCACAGAACGCGGAAAGCCTGCCAATCCCCGACTTCTGATGAATGGTCAACAAATTCGAAAATACCAGAGTGCGGATAAGCTCCTCTTCCGAGGCACCCCAGGATTTTGCCAGGCTGATCAACGGCACTGAACATGTGATGCCCTGATTGCCACTACCCGAATTTGTTACCACTGGGAAGGGACAACCCGTCATTCGGGCTTCTGAAGCCGCTGAAGCATATGCTCTGGCCTTCTCATAATCATCATCAGGGTGACGCTGCAAGATCAACTGCCCTAACCCAACCGCTAATTTTCGATTGATCCCATAGTCCGCAATGGCCGAATTATATTCAATTTGAGGTTCAATCATCGGCCGAACATCAGCCAGATCAACCTCATTGGCAAATTCATAAATCCTTGCTACCGAGAGAATGGAACGATCAACAAAGGTTCCTAAATAGTTACCGGAATCATCCTGTTGCTGGAAGAATATCTGACCGTTCTTTTTAATCAGTGTGATATTGGTGTGCGTGTGTTTGATTTCCACTAGGGCGGAATCGGGCCCTTTAAACATTTCGACCTGAATATGTAAATCAATGTCGGATTCGAGAAGCCCGACCTCACAAAATTGTCCTTCCACAAGGGCTTGAGTTTGTTCCACCTGATCAGGCTCAACTTCCGAGATGACTTCCATTCCCAAATATGGCTTCCCACCCAAAGCGCCCAATATGGCGGCGGCTTTAATGCCGATTAGCCCATTGGAATTTGGAACTGTCACACTCCGCGTGTTCTTGAAGATATTACGACTGCAAAGCACTTGCATTTTCTCAGGCTCACAGTGCAGCATCTCTCTGGCTTTTGCTGCTGCCAGGGCAATTGCGATCGGCTCCGTACACCCTGTCGCGGGTACAAGCTCTTCCTCAAGAATTTTCACATAATCAAGATACATTTGCCTGTTCAGGATAAACTCCTCATTCTCTGTTTAAATAGCGCTAAGTGTCCAATGCGTATTTCAGCCCAAGCTATGGAAAAACATCGAGCTGAAACCTATTGAACAACAATTAACCTTTTTGAACTAATGGAAATTCTAACCGATAATGGGAATCGCTTTCAGTAAATCCAACATTGGATCCAAACTCGCCTGGCGTTCAAGGCTCATTGCGAATTCATACAAATCATTCTGCTGGCTTTCCTCCAATGCTTCCTCTGTCAGGCCATTAAACTTATTCAAAAGATACTCGTCAGAATTATCCTTGACCGACAAAGCTGAATCATATTCCTCACGCAGAACCTGCCCGTCCATCAGGGTGATCTCAATAATACAAGCCCTCTTTCCGGTGGGCCCGGTGCCATATTCATTATGCCGGGAGGTGACAACCTTTTTCCTCATCTCAACATACCGAGGATCTCTTAGCCGTTCAGTTGTGTACGTCGCCGGGGTCACCTCTCCATCAATAATGGCTGCAGAAACAGAATGGGTCAGAGATAAACGACTGGATGTTGTGTTTAAAGACTCAGGAAGGCCCCCATCCAGATCGTAGGAATAAGGATAGGAATCAACCAGAATGGATTTGATTTGATCGGGGGCAATATCATGCTTTTCCTGCAATTTAAACACTGTCTTAATCGCCGGATTAACCGCGAAACAGGCAGGAAATTCTTTGATGGATAATTCGTTAATCAAATAGGGTTGCCCA
This Chloroflexota bacterium DNA region includes the following protein-coding sequences:
- a CDS encoding serine dehydratase subunit alpha family protein, producing MYLDYVKILEEELVPATGCTEPIAIALAAAKAREMLHCEPEKMQVLCSRNIFKNTRSVTVPNSNGLIGIKAAAILGALGGKPYLGMEVISEVEPDQVEQTQALVEGQFCEVGLLESDIDLHIQVEMFKGPDSALVEIKHTHTNITLIKKNGQIFFQQQDDSGNYLGTFVDRSILSVARIYEFANEVDLADVRPMIEPQIEYNSAIADYGINRKLAVGLGQLILQRHPDDDYEKARAYASAASEARMTGCPFPVVTNSGSGNQGITCSVPLISLAKSWGASEEELIRTLVFSNLLTIHQKSGIGRLSAFCGAISAAISAGAGMTYLKGGSLKQINWTISNIMANIPGVICDGAKSSCAAKIASGLDAAILGHQLAMQSSKYYEMSGILQSDIEVLIRNVGKIAKQGMAETDQVIMDLIVNDNVQNSG